In a single window of the Microbacterium sp. SL75 genome:
- the rocD gene encoding ornithine--oxo-acid transaminase, producing the protein MSTTVDNLGARLIAEEGAHLAHNYHPLPVVVSRAEGVWVTDIEGKRYLDLLSAYSALNFGHGHPAILAAAREQLERLTLTSRAYHNDRLGPFAAALAQLCGKDLVLPMNTGAEAVETGIKLARAWGYRTKGIAPDAATIIVANGNFHGRTTTIVGFSDDPTAHDDFGPYAPGFVHVPYGDADAIAAAIDENTAAVMLEPIQGEAGVVLPPEGFLQRVREICTENNVLFIADEIQSGLGRVGETFACDREGVVPDVYLLGKALGGGILPLSAVVANEDVLGVIRAGEHGSTFGGNPLAAAVGLRVVEMLASGEFQTRAKALGAHLEASLQSLVGNGVTTVRIAGLWAGVDIDPAYGTGREVAEKLLTRGVLVKDTHGQTIRIAPPLTIRATELDWAVEQVRHVLSA; encoded by the coding sequence ATGAGTACCACCGTCGACAACCTCGGCGCTCGTCTGATCGCCGAAGAGGGCGCGCACCTCGCCCACAACTACCACCCGCTGCCCGTCGTGGTCTCGCGCGCCGAGGGCGTCTGGGTCACCGACATCGAGGGCAAGCGGTACCTCGATCTGCTGTCGGCATACTCGGCGCTCAACTTCGGCCACGGACACCCGGCGATCCTCGCCGCCGCCCGAGAGCAGCTCGAGCGCCTGACTCTCACCAGTCGCGCGTACCACAACGACCGTCTCGGTCCCTTCGCCGCCGCGCTCGCGCAGCTCTGCGGCAAAGATCTCGTGCTGCCGATGAACACCGGCGCCGAGGCCGTCGAGACCGGGATCAAGCTCGCGCGCGCCTGGGGCTACCGCACCAAGGGCATTGCCCCGGATGCCGCGACGATCATCGTGGCGAACGGCAACTTCCACGGCCGCACCACCACGATCGTCGGCTTCAGCGACGACCCCACGGCGCACGACGACTTCGGTCCCTATGCGCCGGGCTTCGTGCACGTGCCCTACGGCGACGCGGATGCCATCGCCGCCGCGATCGACGAGAACACCGCGGCCGTCATGCTCGAGCCCATCCAGGGCGAGGCCGGTGTGGTGCTCCCGCCCGAGGGGTTCCTGCAGCGGGTCCGCGAGATCTGCACCGAGAACAACGTGCTCTTCATCGCCGATGAGATCCAGTCGGGTCTGGGACGAGTGGGCGAGACGTTCGCGTGCGATCGCGAGGGCGTCGTGCCCGACGTCTATCTGCTCGGCAAGGCGCTCGGCGGCGGCATCCTGCCCCTGTCGGCCGTGGTCGCGAACGAGGACGTGCTCGGCGTCATCCGCGCCGGCGAGCACGGCTCGACCTTCGGCGGCAACCCGCTGGCCGCGGCCGTGGGCCTGCGGGTCGTCGAGATGCTGGCATCCGGAGAATTCCAGACCCGCGCGAAGGCGCTGGGGGCGCACCTCGAGGCGTCGCTGCAATCGCTGGTCGGAAACGGCGTCACGACCGTTCGCATCGCGGGCCTGTGGGCCGGCGTCGACATCGACCCCGCGTACGGCACCGGGCGCGAGGTGGCCGAGAAGCTGCTGACGCGTGGCGTGCTCGTCAAGGACACGCACGGTCAGACGATCCGCATCGCGCCGCCGCTGACCATCCGCGCGACCGAGCTGGACTGGGCCGTCGAGCAGGTTCGGCACGTGCTGTCGGCCTGA
- the ddaH gene encoding dimethylargininase, with product MSATPVATPAEVTPAERVQQHRRYLMCRPEHFTVSYSINPWMEPSRPTDTNLAVRQWQSLYDTYTQLGHEIELIDPLEGLPDMVYTANGGFVIDGVAYGPKFRFRERAAEAPAFIDWFAANGFEVAEPVEVNEGEGDFLLVGDTILAGTGFRSTGDSHREVGEVFSREVVSLTLTDPRFYHLDTAIAVLDPVEGPGGVEKANIAYLPNAFDDRSQAILRERYPDAIRVSDSDGAVFGLNSASDGKNVIISPRAVGFEAQLRERGYTPVKVDLSELLLGGGGIKCCTLELRGGSR from the coding sequence ATGTCCGCTACCCCCGTCGCCACCCCCGCCGAGGTCACGCCCGCCGAGCGCGTGCAGCAGCACCGTCGGTACCTCATGTGCCGCCCCGAGCACTTCACGGTGAGCTACAGCATCAACCCGTGGATGGAGCCCTCGCGCCCCACCGACACGAACCTCGCCGTGCGGCAGTGGCAGTCGCTCTACGACACCTACACGCAGCTCGGGCACGAGATCGAGCTGATCGACCCGCTCGAGGGACTGCCCGACATGGTCTACACGGCCAACGGCGGCTTCGTGATCGACGGGGTCGCGTACGGTCCCAAGTTCCGCTTCCGTGAGCGCGCGGCCGAGGCCCCCGCGTTCATCGACTGGTTTGCCGCGAACGGCTTCGAGGTCGCCGAGCCGGTCGAGGTCAACGAGGGCGAGGGCGACTTCCTGCTCGTGGGCGACACGATCCTCGCCGGCACGGGTTTCCGTTCCACCGGCGACAGCCACCGTGAGGTGGGCGAGGTCTTCTCGCGCGAGGTCGTGTCGCTGACGCTGACCGACCCTCGGTTCTACCACCTCGACACCGCGATCGCCGTGCTCGATCCCGTGGAGGGCCCCGGCGGCGTCGAGAAGGCGAACATCGCCTACCTCCCCAACGCGTTCGACGATCGGAGCCAGGCGATCCTGCGCGAGCGCTACCCGGATGCCATCCGCGTGTCCGACAGTGACGGTGCGGTCTTCGGGCTGAACTCCGCCAGCGACGGCAAGAACGTCATCATCTCTCCCCGCGCCGTGGGCTTCGAGGCGCAGCTGCGCGAGCGCGGGTACACCCCCGTGAAGGTCGATCTCTCCGAGCTGCTGCTCGGCGGCGGCGGCATCAAGTGCTGCACGCTGGAGCTGCGCGGCGGTTCGCGATGA